Proteins found in one Litorihabitans aurantiacus genomic segment:
- a CDS encoding HD domain-containing protein: MLEAPQWLVPAFARSARAIGADAPPDRVEAVGRGLIDSWSSPDRYHHAVKHLVDVLASIDQLAEETHDPDVVRIAGWYHGCEFTAQARASYAHKGGEDTMASAERARRELPELGVPAATVERVGAMIAQIHRHSASSVDVDAQALSDADLAGLACEPQKYAAYRRNVRAEFAHIPAEDYLEARIAILQKLTARPQIFCSPMGRAWEEPARENIAAELCRLTAELESVEAAAQGPDAVHEPDDATPGDAVGRESGGSGPEAGHDGAGDDGAQGPRENAATSAARRVDRLSPADGGARRSTSTLGRAPRPDPRS, from the coding sequence GTGCTGGAGGCACCGCAGTGGCTGGTACCGGCGTTCGCGCGCAGTGCCCGCGCGATCGGCGCCGACGCGCCGCCGGATCGCGTCGAGGCCGTCGGCCGGGGGCTGATCGACAGCTGGTCCAGCCCGGACCGCTACCACCACGCCGTCAAGCACCTCGTGGACGTGCTGGCGAGCATCGACCAGCTCGCCGAGGAGACGCACGACCCCGACGTCGTGCGCATCGCCGGCTGGTACCACGGGTGCGAGTTCACCGCGCAGGCGCGGGCGTCGTACGCGCACAAGGGCGGCGAGGACACGATGGCGAGCGCCGAGCGTGCGCGCCGCGAGCTGCCGGAACTGGGAGTTCCGGCGGCGACGGTCGAGCGAGTCGGGGCGATGATCGCCCAGATCCACCGCCACTCGGCCTCGAGCGTGGACGTCGACGCCCAGGCGCTGAGCGACGCCGACCTCGCCGGCCTGGCCTGCGAGCCCCAGAAGTACGCGGCCTACCGCCGCAACGTGCGCGCCGAGTTCGCGCACATCCCCGCCGAGGACTACCTCGAGGCGCGCATCGCGATCCTGCAGAAGTTGACCGCGCGGCCGCAGATCTTCTGCTCGCCGATGGGGCGGGCGTGGGAGGAGCCGGCGCGCGAGAACATCGCGGCCGAGCTGTGTCGGCTGACGGCCGAGCTCGAGAGCGTCGAGGCGGCGGCGCAGGGGCCGGACGCGGTGCACGAGCCCGACGACGCGACGCCGGGCGACGCGGTCGGGCGCGAGTCCGGGGGCTCCGGGCCCGAGGCCGGGCACGACGGCGCGGGCGACGACGGCGCGCAGGGACCTCGCGAGAATGCGGCCACATCGGCGGCACGACGGGTCGATCGGCTGTCCCCAGCCGACGGTGGCGCACGACGGTCCACCTCGACCCTGGGACGCGCTCCGCGACCCGATCCGCGCTCCTAG
- the groL gene encoding chaperonin GroEL (60 kDa chaperone family; promotes refolding of misfolded polypeptides especially under stressful conditions; forms two stacked rings of heptamers to form a barrel-shaped 14mer; ends can be capped by GroES; misfolded proteins enter the barrel where they are refolded when GroES binds), producing MAKIIAFDEEARRGMERGLNRLADAVRVTLGPKGRNVVLEKKWGAPTITNDGVSIAKEIELEEPMEKIGAELVKEVAKKTDDVAGDGTTTATVLAQALVREGLRNVAAGANPIALKRGIDKAVDAVTEALRTQAKEIETKEEIAATAAISANDPAIGELIAEAIDKVGKEGVITVEESNALGLELELTEGMRFDKGYLSAYFVTDQERQEAVLEDAYVLLVESKISTVKDLLPLLEKVIQSGKPLVIIAEDVDSEALATLVVNKIRNIFRSVAVKAPGFGDRRKAMLQDMAILTGGQVISETVGLTLENADLSVLGQARKVVITKDETTIVEGAGEADLIEGRVNQIRAEIENSDSDYDREKLQERLAKLAGGVAIIKAGAATEVELKERKHRIEDAVRNAKAAVEEGIVAGGGVALIQAGKVAFETLSLEGDEATGANIVKVAVDAPLKQIAENAGLEGGVVTEKVRNLPAGHGLNAATGEYVDLLSAGVNDPVKVTRSALQNAASIAGLFLTTEAVVADKPEKAAPMPAGGGDEMGGMGF from the coding sequence ATGGCCAAGATCATTGCCTTTGATGAGGAAGCCCGCCGCGGCATGGAGCGGGGCCTCAACCGCCTCGCCGACGCCGTCCGCGTGACCCTCGGCCCGAAGGGCCGCAACGTCGTCCTGGAGAAGAAGTGGGGCGCCCCCACGATCACCAACGACGGCGTCTCGATCGCCAAGGAGATCGAGCTCGAGGAGCCGATGGAGAAGATCGGCGCCGAGCTCGTCAAGGAGGTCGCCAAGAAGACCGACGACGTCGCGGGTGACGGCACCACCACCGCCACCGTGCTCGCCCAGGCGCTCGTGCGCGAGGGTCTGCGCAACGTCGCCGCCGGCGCCAACCCGATCGCCCTCAAGCGGGGCATCGACAAGGCCGTCGACGCCGTCACCGAGGCCCTGCGCACGCAGGCCAAGGAGATCGAGACGAAGGAGGAGATCGCCGCCACCGCCGCCATCTCCGCCAACGACCCGGCGATCGGCGAGCTCATCGCCGAGGCGATCGACAAGGTCGGCAAGGAAGGCGTCATCACCGTCGAGGAGTCCAACGCGCTCGGTCTCGAGCTCGAGCTCACCGAGGGCATGCGCTTCGACAAGGGCTACCTGTCGGCGTACTTCGTCACCGACCAGGAGCGCCAGGAGGCCGTCCTGGAGGACGCGTACGTCCTGCTCGTCGAGTCCAAGATCTCCACGGTCAAGGACCTGCTGCCGCTGCTGGAGAAGGTCATCCAGTCCGGCAAGCCGCTGGTCATCATCGCCGAGGACGTCGACTCCGAGGCGCTCGCGACGCTCGTCGTGAACAAGATCCGCAACATCTTCCGCTCCGTCGCCGTCAAGGCGCCCGGTTTCGGTGACCGCCGCAAGGCGATGCTGCAGGACATGGCCATCCTCACGGGCGGTCAGGTCATCTCCGAGACCGTCGGTCTCACGCTGGAGAACGCCGACTTGTCGGTGCTCGGCCAGGCGCGCAAGGTCGTCATCACCAAGGACGAGACCACGATCGTCGAGGGTGCCGGCGAGGCCGACCTCATCGAGGGCCGCGTCAACCAGATCCGCGCCGAGATCGAGAACAGCGACTCCGACTACGACCGCGAGAAGCTCCAGGAGCGCCTCGCCAAGCTCGCCGGTGGCGTCGCCATCATCAAGGCGGGCGCGGCCACCGAGGTCGAGCTCAAGGAGCGCAAGCACCGCATCGAGGACGCCGTCCGCAACGCGAAGGCCGCCGTCGAGGAGGGCATCGTCGCCGGTGGTGGCGTCGCGCTCATCCAGGCCGGCAAGGTCGCGTTCGAGACGCTCTCGCTCGAGGGTGACGAGGCCACCGGCGCCAACATCGTCAAGGTCGCCGTCGACGCTCCGCTCAAGCAGATCGCCGAGAACGCGGGCCTCGAGGGTGGCGTCGTGACCGAGAAGGTCCGCAACCTCCCCGCGGGCCACGGCCTCAACGCCGCGACTGGCGAGTACGTCGACCTGCTCTCGGCCGGTGTCAACGACCCGGTCAAGGTCACCCGCTCCGCGCTGCAGAACGCCGCGTCCATCGCTGGTCTGTTCCTGACCACCGAGGCCGTCGTGGCCGACAAGCCGGAGAAGGCCGCGCCGATGCCGGCCGGCGGCGGCGACGAGATGGGTGGCATGGGCTTCTGA
- the pulA gene encoding pullulanase-type alpha-1,6-glucosidase, producing MAGATASAAPSAAAPDDGTAPTDAAAAADRTFTLVGSLQSELGCAADWDPACAETILAPTDVPGVASAEIELPAGTYEYKVAVNGTWDEAYGREGGADNAPLTLAGTTTLRVTFDDTTKRIGLTPLTLAGDYTEADDALVADPVRQPGSDEIFYFVMTDRFANGDTSNDTAGIPGDRLAHGFDPADKGFYQGGDIAGLHENLDYIEDLGTTAIWLTPSFTNRPVQGTGADASAGYHGYWITDFTQIDPHLGTNAELEALIDDAHERGIKVYFDIITNHTADVIDYAEGRYSYVDQATSPYTDAAGTVFDPADYAGTDDFPELDPATSFPYTPVLAGANADAKTPAWLNDPTLYHNRGNSTWTGESVTFGDFDGLDDLMTEHPQVVDGMVDVYNAWVDLGIDGFRIDTVKHVNTEFWEVFTRAVSEHATAQGRPDFFMFGEVYDADPTLLSPYVRDTDMDSVLDFYFQQQAISFASGSTPATLAALFAGDDHYTTPTTSASALPTFLGNHDMGRAGYYLRQTDDPLERTALAHELMFLTRGQPVVYYGDEQGFVGDGDLGGKDKDARQSLFATQVTEYAEQNLLTGEVAGSVDRYDTDAPLYTAIAELAQLRSSTPALSDGAQIERLVDTTNGVYAFSRVDRTERIEHLVVTNNAGVARTVTVPSLTDDAAFSPLFGETAATTSDATGAVSVTVPARSAVVLVADAPVSAPEAASDVAFTSPSAGAAVDGVAPVAVAVDDSWRETSFAWRVVGDDAWTPLGTAEDTTPRVFHTTDGLADGTLVEYRAVTVDASGATSAASTFASVGTDVTTTEPEAPEQPTFEAVSVPGSHNSEMGCPSDWQPDCTQAALTLRPDGVWAGTFSLPAGTYEYKVAVNGSWDLNFGAGGVPNGANVTYTHGGGDITFYFDPVSKQFANTAQGPIITLAGSFQSELGCTADWSPDQLCAWLTDPDGDGVYTYRTDALPTGAYETKVAHGLSWAENYGADGVRDGANIPFQATEGSITSFSYDIATHRLTIEVENPPLPGVGTLQAHWVAQDLLAWPTTLGAPAAGATWALQHSADASLAVADGAVTGGDSLALTPVPGGLPDDVAARFPALAGYTVLRAEGLSREDAASILTEQVWVTQSSGGALTAATGVQIPGVLDDLYADGVSDVDLGLTFTGASASAALWAPTARTAVLLRTPADAADGTAPTEVAATRDDATGVWTTAASLAVGDRYSWRVGVYVPATGAIETNDVSDPYSVALTTNSTSSVVVDLASDDLKPELWEDTAAPIVERPVDRAIYELHVRDFSIGDTTVPEAERGTYQAFTRTDSAGMTHLAELADAGINTVHLLPTFDIASIEEDRAAQTTPDCDLVALSAADPAGTAQQECVGAQRDTDGYNWGYDPYHFLAPEGSYAAQPEGGARVAEFRSMVGGLHATGLQVVLDQVYNHTAASGQAERSVLDRVVPGYYHRLDAAGSVQKSTCCENIATEHEVAQKLMVDAVVLWARDYRVDGFRFDLMGHHSKANMLAVRAALDELTLEDDGVDGSSIYLYGEGWNFGEVADNALFEQATQGQLGGTGIGTFNDRLRDGVHGGSPVEGTSTFDQGFGTGLGTDPNGRSRTGLSDLGGLTDLVKLGLAGNLADFELTSASGETVRGDEVDYRGAPAGYAVEPDEVVNYVDAHDNETLYDLGVFKLPTDTPMADRVRMNTLSLATVALSQSPSFWHAGTELLRSKSLDRDSYNSGDWFNRIDWTGQESTFGSGLPGAWANEEKWDDMRSLLADPSLRPAPADIAASKEQALQLLRVRGEVDLLRLGSGELIREKVSFPGSGPDAAPGTVVMLVDDTVGASVSETLDSALVVFNASPETVTFPLAELAGRSYALTPAQAEGADAVVRATTWDAASGALTVPARSYVVLVEEAGDGEPPAPRFTDVGEDNQFFTEITWLASEGITTGWPDGTYRPLQPVARDAMAAFLFRMLAPEDYVEPDVSPFVDVPTTNQFYREIAWLQESGISTGWARGDGTFEFRPLAPIARDAMAAFLYRAADSPAFDPPAVSRFSDVAPGVQFYTEISWMKETGIGRGWIGNDGRDYYQPLNPVARDAMAAFLYRFDEQGFRDRG from the coding sequence ATGGCCGGCGCGACGGCGTCGGCCGCCCCGTCCGCCGCCGCCCCTGACGACGGCACGGCCCCGACCGACGCAGCAGCCGCCGCCGACCGCACCTTCACCCTCGTCGGCAGCCTCCAGTCCGAGCTCGGCTGCGCCGCCGACTGGGACCCGGCCTGCGCCGAGACGATCCTCGCGCCGACCGACGTCCCGGGCGTCGCGAGCGCCGAGATCGAGCTGCCCGCCGGCACCTACGAGTACAAGGTCGCCGTCAACGGCACCTGGGACGAGGCCTACGGCCGCGAGGGCGGCGCCGACAACGCACCCCTCACCCTCGCCGGCACCACGACGCTCCGCGTCACGTTCGACGACACCACGAAGCGCATCGGCCTCACGCCGCTGACCCTCGCCGGCGACTACACCGAGGCCGACGACGCCCTCGTGGCCGACCCCGTGCGCCAGCCCGGCTCGGACGAGATCTTCTACTTCGTCATGACCGACCGCTTCGCGAACGGCGACACCTCCAACGACACCGCCGGCATCCCCGGCGACCGACTCGCGCACGGCTTCGACCCGGCCGACAAGGGCTTCTACCAGGGCGGCGACATCGCCGGGCTGCACGAGAACCTCGACTACATCGAGGACCTGGGGACGACGGCGATCTGGCTCACGCCGTCGTTCACGAACCGCCCGGTGCAGGGCACCGGGGCCGACGCCTCAGCCGGCTACCACGGCTACTGGATCACCGACTTCACGCAGATCGACCCGCACCTCGGCACGAACGCCGAGCTCGAGGCGCTCATCGACGACGCGCACGAGCGCGGCATCAAGGTCTACTTCGACATCATCACCAACCACACCGCCGACGTCATCGACTACGCGGAGGGGCGGTACTCCTACGTCGACCAGGCCACCTCGCCCTACACCGACGCCGCGGGCACCGTCTTCGACCCGGCCGACTACGCGGGCACGGACGACTTCCCGGAGCTCGACCCGGCGACGTCGTTCCCCTACACCCCGGTGCTGGCGGGCGCGAACGCCGACGCCAAGACGCCCGCCTGGCTCAACGACCCGACGCTCTACCACAACCGCGGTAACTCGACCTGGACGGGGGAGTCGGTCACGTTCGGCGACTTCGACGGCCTCGACGACCTCATGACGGAGCACCCGCAGGTGGTGGACGGCATGGTCGACGTCTACAACGCGTGGGTCGATCTCGGCATCGACGGCTTCCGCATCGACACGGTCAAGCACGTCAACACGGAGTTCTGGGAGGTCTTCACCCGGGCCGTCTCCGAGCACGCGACCGCGCAGGGCCGCCCCGACTTCTTCATGTTCGGCGAGGTCTACGACGCCGACCCGACGCTCCTGAGCCCCTACGTGCGCGACACCGACATGGACTCGGTGCTCGACTTCTACTTCCAGCAGCAGGCGATCTCGTTCGCGTCCGGCAGCACGCCCGCCACCCTCGCGGCGCTGTTCGCGGGCGACGACCACTACACGACGCCGACCACCTCGGCCTCGGCGCTGCCGACCTTCCTCGGCAACCACGACATGGGCCGCGCCGGGTACTACCTGCGCCAGACCGACGACCCGCTGGAGCGCACGGCCCTCGCGCACGAGCTCATGTTCCTCACGCGCGGCCAGCCGGTCGTCTACTACGGCGACGAGCAGGGCTTCGTCGGCGACGGCGACCTCGGCGGTAAGGACAAGGACGCGCGCCAGTCGCTCTTCGCCACGCAGGTGACGGAGTACGCCGAGCAGAACCTGCTCACGGGCGAGGTCGCCGGCAGCGTCGACCGCTACGACACGGACGCGCCGCTCTACACCGCGATCGCCGAGCTCGCGCAGCTGCGCAGCAGCACGCCCGCCCTGTCCGACGGCGCGCAGATCGAGCGCCTCGTCGACACGACCAACGGCGTCTACGCGTTCTCGCGCGTCGACCGCACCGAGCGGATCGAGCACCTCGTGGTGACGAACAACGCCGGGGTCGCGCGGACCGTGACGGTCCCGTCCCTCACGGACGACGCGGCCTTCTCGCCGCTCTTCGGCGAGACCGCCGCCACGACGTCGGACGCCACGGGCGCCGTGAGCGTCACGGTGCCGGCGCGCTCCGCCGTCGTGCTCGTCGCGGACGCCCCGGTCTCCGCGCCCGAGGCCGCCTCCGACGTCGCCTTCACCTCTCCCTCGGCAGGCGCCGCGGTCGACGGCGTGGCCCCGGTCGCCGTCGCCGTGGACGACTCCTGGCGCGAGACCTCCTTCGCCTGGCGCGTGGTCGGTGACGACGCGTGGACGCCGCTCGGCACCGCCGAGGACACGACGCCCCGCGTCTTCCACACCACCGACGGCCTCGCCGACGGGACGCTCGTGGAGTACCGCGCCGTGACCGTGGACGCCTCCGGCGCCACCTCGGCCGCCTCGACCTTCGCGTCCGTCGGCACGGACGTGACGACGACGGAGCCCGAGGCGCCCGAGCAGCCCACGTTCGAGGCGGTGTCGGTCCCCGGCAGCCACAACTCCGAGATGGGCTGCCCGTCCGACTGGCAGCCCGACTGCACGCAGGCGGCGCTCACGCTGCGCCCGGACGGCGTCTGGGCGGGCACGTTCTCCCTGCCGGCCGGGACGTACGAGTACAAGGTCGCGGTCAACGGCAGCTGGGACCTGAACTTCGGCGCCGGCGGCGTCCCGAACGGGGCGAACGTCACCTACACGCACGGCGGCGGCGACATCACGTTCTACTTCGACCCGGTCAGTAAGCAGTTCGCGAACACGGCGCAGGGTCCGATCATCACGCTCGCGGGGAGCTTCCAGAGCGAGCTCGGCTGCACCGCCGACTGGTCCCCGGACCAGCTGTGCGCGTGGCTCACGGACCCGGACGGCGACGGCGTGTACACGTATCGCACGGACGCGCTCCCGACGGGGGCGTACGAGACGAAGGTGGCGCACGGCCTGAGCTGGGCCGAGAACTACGGCGCCGACGGCGTCCGTGACGGCGCGAACATCCCGTTCCAGGCCACGGAGGGTTCCATCACCAGCTTCAGCTACGACATCGCCACGCACCGCCTCACGATCGAGGTGGAGAACCCGCCGCTGCCCGGCGTCGGCACGCTCCAGGCGCACTGGGTCGCGCAGGATCTGCTGGCCTGGCCCACCACGCTGGGGGCCCCGGCCGCCGGCGCCACGTGGGCGCTGCAGCACTCCGCGGACGCGTCGCTCGCCGTCGCGGACGGCGCCGTCACCGGGGGCGACTCGCTCGCCCTGACCCCGGTGCCCGGCGGACTGCCCGACGACGTCGCGGCCCGCTTCCCCGCGCTCGCCGGCTACACCGTGCTGCGGGCCGAGGGCCTCTCCCGTGAGGACGCCGCCTCGATCCTGACCGAGCAGGTCTGGGTGACGCAGAGCAGCGGCGGTGCGCTCACCGCGGCGACCGGGGTGCAGATCCCGGGCGTCCTGGACGACCTGTACGCCGACGGCGTGAGCGACGTCGATCTCGGCCTCACCTTCACGGGTGCTTCGGCGTCCGCCGCGCTGTGGGCGCCGACGGCGCGCACCGCCGTGCTGCTGCGCACCCCCGCGGACGCGGCCGACGGCACCGCCCCGACCGAGGTGGCCGCGACCCGCGACGACGCGACCGGGGTGTGGACGACGGCGGCGAGCCTTGCCGTCGGCGACCGCTACTCCTGGCGCGTGGGCGTCTACGTGCCCGCCACCGGCGCGATCGAGACCAACGACGTCAGCGACCCGTACTCGGTCGCGCTGACGACGAACTCCACCTCCTCGGTGGTGGTCGACCTCGCCTCGGACGACCTGAAGCCGGAGCTGTGGGAGGACACGGCGGCGCCGATCGTCGAGCGCCCCGTGGACCGCGCGATCTACGAGCTGCACGTGCGCGACTTCTCCATCGGAGACACCACCGTGCCGGAGGCCGAGCGCGGCACCTATCAGGCGTTCACGCGGACCGACTCGGCGGGGATGACCCACCTGGCCGAGCTCGCCGACGCCGGCATCAACACCGTCCACCTGCTGCCGACGTTCGACATCGCGAGCATCGAGGAGGACCGCGCCGCGCAGACCACGCCGGACTGCGACCTCGTGGCGCTCTCGGCGGCCGACCCGGCCGGCACGGCGCAGCAGGAGTGCGTCGGCGCGCAGCGCGACACCGACGGCTACAACTGGGGCTACGACCCGTACCACTTCCTCGCGCCGGAGGGCAGCTACGCCGCCCAGCCCGAGGGCGGGGCGCGCGTGGCCGAGTTCCGCTCGATGGTCGGCGGGCTGCACGCCACCGGCCTGCAGGTGGTGCTGGACCAGGTGTACAACCACACCGCCGCCTCCGGGCAGGCCGAGCGCTCGGTGCTCGACCGCGTGGTGCCGGGCTACTACCACCGGCTCGACGCCGCGGGTTCGGTGCAGAAGTCGACCTGCTGCGAGAACATCGCCACCGAGCACGAGGTGGCGCAGAAGCTCATGGTCGACGCCGTGGTGCTGTGGGCGCGCGACTACCGCGTCGACGGCTTCCGGTTCGACCTCATGGGCCACCACAGCAAGGCCAACATGCTGGCCGTGCGCGCGGCGCTGGACGAGCTGACGCTCGAGGACGACGGCGTGGACGGCTCCTCGATCTACCTCTACGGCGAGGGCTGGAACTTCGGCGAGGTGGCGGACAACGCCCTGTTCGAGCAGGCCACGCAGGGCCAGCTCGGCGGGACGGGCATCGGCACGTTCAACGACCGGCTGCGCGACGGCGTGCACGGCGGGTCGCCGGTCGAGGGCACCTCGACGTTCGACCAGGGCTTCGGCACCGGTCTCGGCACCGACCCGAACGGGCGCTCGCGGACCGGGCTGTCCGATCTCGGGGGCCTGACCGACCTGGTCAAGCTGGGGCTGGCCGGGAACCTGGCCGACTTCGAGCTGACCTCCGCCTCGGGCGAGACCGTGCGGGGCGACGAGGTGGACTACCGCGGGGCGCCGGCGGGCTACGCCGTCGAGCCGGACGAGGTGGTCAACTACGTCGACGCGCACGACAACGAGACGCTGTACGACCTCGGCGTCTTCAAGCTGCCGACCGACACCCCGATGGCCGACCGCGTGCGCATGAACACGCTGTCGCTGGCCACGGTGGCGCTGTCGCAGTCGCCCTCGTTCTGGCACGCCGGGACGGAGCTGCTGCGCAGCAAGTCGCTCGACCGCGACTCCTACAACTCGGGCGACTGGTTCAACCGGATCGACTGGACCGGGCAGGAGAGCACGTTCGGTTCCGGGCTCCCCGGGGCGTGGGCGAACGAGGAGAAGTGGGACGACATGCGGTCGTTGCTGGCCGACCCCTCGCTCCGACCGGCGCCGGCCGACATCGCGGCCTCGAAGGAGCAGGCGCTCCAGCTGCTGCGGGTGCGCGGCGAGGTCGACCTGCTGCGGCTCGGCTCGGGTGAGCTGATCCGCGAGAAGGTCTCCTTCCCGGGCTCCGGCCCGGACGCGGCGCCCGGCACCGTGGTGATGCTCGTGGACGACACGGTCGGGGCCTCGGTCTCGGAGACGCTGGACTCGGCCCTCGTGGTCTTCAACGCCTCGCCCGAGACGGTGACGTTCCCGCTGGCCGAGCTGGCCGGACGCTCCTACGCGCTGACGCCGGCGCAGGCCGAGGGTGCCGACGCCGTCGTGAGGGCGACGACGTGGGACGCCGCCTCGGGTGCGCTGACCGTGCCGGCGCGCAGCTACGTGGTGCTCGTGGAGGAGGCGGGCGACGGCGAGCCGCCGGCGCCGCGGTTCACCGACGTCGGCGAGGACAACCAGTTCTTCACCGAGATCACGTGGCTCGCGTCCGAGGGCATCACGACCGGGTGGCCCGACGGGACCTACCGCCCGCTGCAGCCCGTGGCGCGCGACGCGATGGCGGCGTTCCTGTTCCGGATGCTGGCGCCGGAGGACTACGTGGAGCCGGACGTCTCGCCGTTCGTGGACGTGCCGACGACGAACCAGTTCTACCGGGAGATCGCGTGGCTGCAGGAGTCGGGGATCTCGACCGGTTGGGCACGGGGCGACGGGACGTTCGAGTTCCGCCCGCTCGCACCGATCGCGCGTGACGCGATGGCGGCGTTCCTGTACCGGGCGGCGGACTCCCCGGCGTTCGACCCGCCGGCGGTCTCGCGGTTCTCCGACGTCGCGCCCGGGGTGCAGTTCTACACCGAGATCTCGTGGATGAAGGAGACGGGTATCGGCCGGGGCTGGATCGGGAACGACGGCCGGGACTACTACCAGCCGCTGAACCCGGTGGCGCGGGACGCGATGGCGGCCTTCCTGTACCGCTTCGACGAGCAGGGTTTCCGCGACCGCGGCTGA
- a CDS encoding WXG100 family type VII secretion target, whose amino-acid sequence MTSFRVDAEAVAGAARSTRTSGVTISAEVAAMMSHLTALESTWQGSAQAQFAALAQQWRATQAQVESSLDSIALALDNAARQYTDTETSTTRLFTAV is encoded by the coding sequence ATGACCAGCTTTCGCGTCGACGCCGAGGCCGTGGCGGGTGCGGCCCGTTCCACCCGGACCTCGGGCGTGACCATCTCCGCCGAGGTGGCCGCGATGATGTCCCACCTGACCGCGCTGGAGTCGACCTGGCAGGGGTCGGCCCAGGCCCAGTTCGCCGCACTCGCCCAGCAGTGGCGGGCCACGCAGGCGCAGGTCGAGTCCAGCCTCGACTCGATCGCGCTGGCGCTCGACAACGCCGCGCGCCAGTACACCGACACCGAGACCAGCACGACGCGCCTGTTCACGGCGGTCTGA
- a CDS encoding DUF4031 domain-containing protein — translation MVVLLDPPLWPAHGTLWSHLVSDTSIAELHAFAVAAGVPARSFDLDHYDVPASRHAELVRAGAVAVDAGTLVRRLRASGLRRTERSRSDSAAHLRAVWADMKPGDADADRWSAVGSELLARWGEKGRLHHDRTHLREVLDAVDLLVADGALDAEGAAANDGAAGRNGAARGEGPASGDGTRASAPPVAVRVVAVAAWFHDAVHTSGRRRDDPLPAGVTDETASASLARDLLHGLLPGADVAETVRLVLLTQTHRPESGDVAGAVLSDADLSVLGSSPARYADYAAAIRAEYAHVPEDAFRSGRAAILEPLLDGDLFHTPSGRRRWETAARANLTAELARLRA, via the coding sequence GTGGTCGTGCTGCTGGATCCTCCGCTCTGGCCCGCGCACGGCACGCTGTGGTCGCACCTCGTCTCGGACACCTCGATCGCCGAGCTGCACGCGTTCGCCGTCGCGGCCGGTGTCCCCGCCCGGTCGTTCGACCTCGACCACTACGACGTCCCGGCCTCCCGTCACGCGGAGCTGGTGCGCGCAGGGGCCGTGGCGGTCGACGCGGGCACGCTCGTGCGGCGGTTGCGTGCGTCCGGGCTGCGGCGGACGGAGCGCTCGCGCTCGGATTCGGCCGCACACCTCCGTGCGGTGTGGGCGGACATGAAGCCCGGTGACGCCGACGCCGACCGGTGGTCCGCCGTCGGGTCGGAGCTGCTGGCCCGGTGGGGCGAGAAGGGCCGGTTGCACCACGACCGCACCCACCTGCGCGAGGTGCTCGACGCCGTCGACCTGCTCGTGGCCGACGGTGCGCTCGATGCGGAGGGGGCAGCCGCGAACGACGGCGCGGCCGGGCGCAACGGCGCGGCGAGGGGCGAAGGCCCAGCGTCGGGAGACGGTACCCGGGCGTCTGCACCGCCGGTCGCGGTGCGCGTCGTCGCGGTCGCGGCGTGGTTCCATGACGCGGTGCACACCTCGGGCCGGCGCCGGGACGACCCGCTGCCCGCAGGCGTGACGGACGAGACGGCGTCGGCGTCGCTCGCACGGGACCTGCTCCATGGGCTGCTGCCGGGGGCCGACGTCGCCGAGACCGTCCGACTCGTCCTGCTGACGCAGACGCACCGGCCGGAATCCGGCGACGTCGCGGGTGCCGTGCTGAGCGACGCCGACCTCTCGGTCCTGGGTTCCTCGCCCGCGAGGTACGCCGACTACGCGGCAGCGATCCGCGCCGAGTACGCGCACGTGCCCGAAGATGCGTTCCGCTCCGGTCGCGCCGCCATCCTCGAACCGCTGCTCGACGGCGATCTGTTCCACACGCCGTCGGGCCGCAGACGCTGGGAGACCGCGGCTCGCGCCAACCTCACCGCGGAGCTCGCCCGCCTGCGCGCCTGA